CGTCACGCAACGGCTGGCCGAGGAGGCCGCTGTCAGTGGTCGCAGGGAGTCAGCTCAGGATGCGCCTCCCAAGTTTCCGAAGAAGCGCCTCGACTGTCTTGCGCTAGAGGAGAATCGGTTTTGCACTTTTCGGTCGGGATTTGGAATAATTAGGCTCTTGGCAAGACAACGGGGGGATCGGTTCCTATGAGCACTTTGTTGGTGGCCCTGCTCTCGGCGGTCGGATTCATCGTCGCCTACAACACCTACGGACGCTACATCTCGCGCAAGATCTTCGGGCTCAGCGACGAAAACACCGTGCCCTCGCGCGAAATGCGCGACGGAGTCGACTACGTCCCCACCCGGCGCTGGATCGTCTTCGGCCACCATTTCACCTCCATCGCCGGAACCGGCCCCATCGTAGGACCCGCCATCGCCGTCTTCTGGGGATGGCTGCCGGCCCTGCTGTGGGTGATCTTCGGATCGATCTTCATCGGCGCCGTCCACGACCTGGGTTCGCTCATCGTTTCGCTGCGCTCGCGCGGACAGACCATCGGCGACGTGGCCGGACGCATGATCTCGCCCCGCGCCCGCATCCTCTTCCTCTTCATCCTTTTCCTGGCCCTGGCCATCGTCATCGGCGTCTTCGGACTGGTCATCGCCGTCATCTTCTCGGTTTATCCTCAGACCGTCCTTTCGGTTTGGGCCTCGCTGCCCATCGCCGTGGCTTTGGGCTTCTGGCTCTACAAATACAACGGACGCCTCATGGCGCCTTCGCTGCTGGCGCTGGCCATCGTCTACTTCATGGTCTACCTGGGCGCCTACCACCTGCCCATCTCCTTCCAGGACCTTCTGGGCATCCCGCTCTTTGCCGGCAGCGACGCCGGCTTGATCGGCGGACTCTCCTCCGCCGTCGTCCTCTGGACGCTCATTCTGCTGGTCTATTGCTTTGTCGCCAGCACCCTGCCGGTGTGGATGCTGCTGCAGCCCCGCGACTTCGTCAATTCGCACCAACTGGTCGTGACCTTGCTGCTCATCATGGGCGCCCTGCTGGTGGCCCATCCCGAATTCGTGGCCCCGGCCGTCAACTCCCATGCGCCGGGCGATGCTCCGCCGCTCTTCCCCTTCCTCTTCATCACCATCGCCTGCGGGGCCGTCTCGGGATTCCACTGTCTGGTCTCCTCCGGCACCTCGTCCAAGCAGATCGAAAAGGAAAGCGACGCCCCCGTCGTCGGCTACGGGTCGATGCTGCTGGAAGGCGGACTGGCCGTGCTGGTCATCATCGCCTGCTGCGCCGGCATCGGAATGGGCGTGTGGAGGCTTGAGGGCGGAGACTTCGTCCCCATCACCGACGCTTCGGGCGCGGCCCTGACCGGCCAGGCGGCCTGGGCCCAGTACTACGGAGGCAGTTGGGTCAGCATGTCGCTGGTCAAGAAGGTGGGCGCCTTCATCGAGGGCGGAGCCAACATGCTGGGCGCGCTGGGCATCCCCATCAAGATGGGCATCGCTCTGATCGCCGTCATGGTGGCCTGTTTCGCCGCAACTACCCTCGACACCGCCACCCGCCTGCAACGCTACGTCCTGCAGGAGCTGGGCGGATCGGTGAGCTTTTTGCCCGTGCTCAAGAACAAGTACACGGCCACCACCGTAGCCGTGGTCACCGGCGGCGCCTTGGCCCTGGTCCCCGGCCCCTCGGGCCCCGGCTCGGGCGGACTCATCCTCTGGCCCCTCTTCGGCGCCGTCAATCAACTGCTGGCGGGACTGGCCTTCATGGTCATCGCCTTCTACCTCATCCGCCACAAAAAGCCCATCTGGATATTGGCCGTCCCCGGCATCCTGATGGTCGTCCTCCCGGCCTGGGCCATGTTCCACCAGATCGCCGGCTGGTACGCGGAAGGCAACTGGCTTCTTTTCCTCATCGGAATCGGCGTGGAGATCCTGCAAGCCTGGATGATCTGGGAAGGCGCCCTCATGTGGAACCAAGCCAAAGGCACCCTCCCCGACCCCCTCCCGCCCCTGGCCCACTCCCCCCAAGGCGGCCGCTCCTGCTGATCGGCGACTGCAGGTAGGCCCTTTTTTGCGTCGATATCTCCCCGTTAAGGGGCATAGCACTTAGCGCAGAGCCAAAGATGGGCTAGGATGATCTGGGGCCACTAGTGCAGTGCGTCAGAAGTTTTGAGCCACCCTGTCGCGTTATCCCACGCTTTCAGCGTTCGCACATAGGCCGTCTAAAACCCAGGGTGGCGCCGCCGTCTCGCTAGCGCTCGCCGGGGCTGACCCTGGGCTGGCGAATCGCTCGCCTTCAGCGAGCCCGGACTTGACTTCTAACACAGTCGCTGGGGTGGCGGATCTGTCCCTTTCAGGGACAAAAAACGGCGGCCTGGATCAGGGCTTATGACCGGCAGCACCAGGTGGCCCAACAAGCTCACACACAAATCAAGTTCCAGCGACGGCGGTGAAGGCTTGATTGCTCTCGGCGGTATGAGGCTGCTCGCTACCTATAGCCAAAATCGGAGGATCTAGCTGCCGACCTCTCCTAGGCTTCTGAAAATCTCTTCTCCCTCCGACAATGGACGTGTTGAGCCGCAGGGCAGTTGATTGATACGGCGTATGTGGGAATTCAAGGCCTTCGGCTGGGGTGTCGAGAAGGAAGCGACTAATGTTCTCAGAGCCGCTCTTCGTCGTGTGGCATACCGGGCTTTTTTGAAGTGGGAGGGGTCTGAGGGAAGAGGGGGGGCTCCAGGGGGCAGACCGCCTCCAAAGGTCGATCGGAGCCATGCCTGGTGGGAGGCGCATCCTTGCGGCGATGGAGGTAACCTCGCACCTGGATAAAATGGTCCAGACCGGGAAATGGTCCAACCTGAGTGCTCAGGAGGGGCAATAGACTGCTCCCACTCCTCAACCAAGACAACCAAGCCCTTTCTTTTACCGACCTCAAAGGCCTCGACTGACTCAACCATGTGGCCATTGTGCCCATCGCCAGCAAGGATGCGCCTCCCACCAGGCTCCTCACACCCTAGCTTCTCGCGGCTGGCTGGTTTCTGGGAGGCGAGAGGCTTGATGGGCAGGCAGAGGAGTGGCCGAGGAAGGAGAACACGAAACAGCATGAAGCCAACCTCATCACGCCTCCAAATGGCTTCGGGAGTCCTTCTTGGCAGCGAACGAG
The genomic region above belongs to Acidobacteriota bacterium and contains:
- a CDS encoding carbon starvation protein A encodes the protein MSTLLVALLSAVGFIVAYNTYGRYISRKIFGLSDENTVPSREMRDGVDYVPTRRWIVFGHHFTSIAGTGPIVGPAIAVFWGWLPALLWVIFGSIFIGAVHDLGSLIVSLRSRGQTIGDVAGRMISPRARILFLFILFLALAIVIGVFGLVIAVIFSVYPQTVLSVWASLPIAVALGFWLYKYNGRLMAPSLLALAIVYFMVYLGAYHLPISFQDLLGIPLFAGSDAGLIGGLSSAVVLWTLILLVYCFVASTLPVWMLLQPRDFVNSHQLVVTLLLIMGALLVAHPEFVAPAVNSHAPGDAPPLFPFLFITIACGAVSGFHCLVSSGTSSKQIEKESDAPVVGYGSMLLEGGLAVLVIIACCAGIGMGVWRLEGGDFVPITDASGAALTGQAAWAQYYGGSWVSMSLVKKVGAFIEGGANMLGALGIPIKMGIALIAVMVACFAATTLDTATRLQRYVLQELGGSVSFLPVLKNKYTATTVAVVTGGALALVPGPSGPGSGGLILWPLFGAVNQLLAGLAFMVIAFYLIRHKKPIWILAVPGILMVVLPAWAMFHQIAGWYAEGNWLLFLIGIGVEILQAWMIWEGALMWNQAKGTLPDPLPPLAHSPQGGRSC